One genomic window of Solanum stenotomum isolate F172 chromosome 9, ASM1918654v1, whole genome shotgun sequence includes the following:
- the LOC125877097 gene encoding condensin complex subunit 2 — MAEILSPNPKLKGPGPFSPTKFVLGSNDDKLERAQARAARAAVIRRKPIPVAPPPSADPCLDKEQILELFQNCIKLASENKINQKNTWELGLIDHLCEIVKVEQENDSETNFQKASCTLEAGVKIYSMRVDSVHSEAYKVLGGINRVGNANEQDPAVEGANAENDQQEGHIRKEQDRKLSPLSTLESSFDSLNVKKFDAAFAVDPLYHQTSAQFDEGGAKGLLLNNLGIYGNCRVFFDSFEIPGKSVPEEIRHDRTDSIDVSFAKDCVEEMVLNMPKKDEISPSLRHIICQFSGEMPVPAETDFSDQISPEQNSEPFGPDVDDDAFDNCGAWPMDHDDGVSLSEQGSHDVDQISSNQQEVSQPFTFPDAEDDDRSERVDDYLFLSLGFSSKHNSWAGPDHWKYRKVKVSEEPSNEDGSPVKTKKTKSRKAEPEIDFTKALDTDLLHVFAPPKNPKLLLLPANRTPCNRLLPEDCHYQPENLVKLFLRPNVTCLGRRGKQIPDEAGQQSEDFGAMPSWDDDGGFPEAFDDGNAFSDVEESSTLVSQPRQVNKIEVQYDKTSKQVDVQALKETLWDQLNQTSVEEEGVSFKHILAAFPNECRASTSVDAISPHLCFICLLHLANEHGLRIQGYLSLDDLSIQLETNERSP, encoded by the exons ATGGCCGaaatcctaagccctaatccCAAACTGAAAGGTCCAGGTCCATTTTCTCCGACAAAATTCGTCTTGGGCTCCAATGACGACAAGCTCGAACGCGCTCAAGCACGCGCTGCCCGTGCTGCAGTCATCCGTCGCAAGCCCATCCCTGTCGCACCTCCTCCATCTGCAGATCCTTGCCTTGACAAGGAGCAGATTCTTGAACTCTTCCAGAATTGCATCAAACTCGCCAGTGAAAAT AAAATTAATCAGAAGAATACTTGGGAGCTAGGTCTAATTGATCATCTATGCGAGATAGTTAAAGTTGAACAAGAGAATGATTCGGAGACCAACTTCCAGAAG GCAAGTTGTACTCTTGAGGCTGGAGTTAAGATTTATTCAATGAGGGTGGACTCAGTGCATTCAGAGGCATATAAAGTTCTTGGAGGAATCAATCGTGTTGGTAATGCAAATGAACAAg ATCCTGCTGTAGAGGGTGCTAATGCTGAAAATGACCAGCAGGAAGGCCATATCAGAAAAGAGCAAGATAGAAAG TTATCGCCTTTATCAACACTGGAGTCATCATTTGATTCTCTCAACGTGAAGAAATTCGATG CCGCTTTTGCTGTAGATCCTCTTTATCATCAGACATCAGCTCAGTTTGATGAAGGTGGTGCGAAGGGTCTTTTATTGAATAATCTAGGAATCTATGGTAATTGCCGTGTCTTTTTCGATTCGTTCGAGATACCTGGGAAGTCAGTACCAGAAGAAATTCGGCATGATAGAACAGACTCCATTGATGTATCTTTTGCTAAAG attgtgttgaagaAATGGTGTTGAATATGCCGAAGAAGGACGAGATATCACCCAGTCTGAGGCATATAATTTGTCAATTTAGTGGAGAGATGCCAGTGCCAGCTGAAACAGATTTTTCTGACCAGATTTCACCAGAACAAAATTCTGAACCGTTTGGCCCAGATGTGGATGATGATGCATTTGACAATTGTGGAGCCTGGCCGATGGATCATGATGATGGAGTAAGTTTGTCGGAACAAGGCTCTCATGATGTTGATCAGATTTCATCAAACCAACAGGAG GTCAGTCAGCCATTTACTTTTCCTGATGCTGAGGATGATGACAGATCTGAGAGAGTTGATGATTACTTGTTTTTAAgtttaggattttcttccaAGCACAATTCCTGGGCTGGTCCTGATCATTGGAAGTACCGGAAAGTGAAAG TCTCAGAGGAGCCTTCCAATGAAGATGGATCACCAGTAAAGACTAAGAAAACGAAGAGCAGAAAAGCAGAACCTGAAATTGATTTCACGAAGGCACTGGACACTGATCTATTGCATGTCTTTGCTCCTCCAAAGAATCCCAAGTTACTACTCCTTCCAGCAAATAGAACACCGTGTAACAGATTACTTCCAGAAGATTGTCATTATCAACCTGAGAATCTTGTGAAGCTGTTTCTCCGACCCAATGTCACG TGCCTTGGAAGGAGAGGAAAGCAAATCCCAG ATGAAGCTGGTCAACAAAGTGAAGATTTTGGAGCTATGCCATCTTGGGATGATGATGGTGGATTTCCTGAGGCTTTTGATGATGGCAACGCATTTAGTGATGTGGAGGAATCAAGTACACTTGTCTCTCAACCCCGCCAG GTAAACAAGATTGAAGTCCAGTATGATAAAACATCCAAACAAGTAGATGTTCAAGCACTTAAGGAAACACTTTGGGACCAATTGAATCAAACATCAGTTGAG GAAGAAGGTGTATCTTTCAAGCACATCTTGGCTGCTTTTCCAAACGAATGCAGAGCATCAACATCCGTTGATGCTATATCTCCTCATTTATGCTTTATTTGCTTATTGCATCTTGCTAATGAACATGGATTACGAATACAAGGTTATCTCAGCTTGGATGATCTCAGTATACAGCTCGAAACTAACGAACGGTCTCCCTGA